A window of Sphingorhabdus lacus contains these coding sequences:
- a CDS encoding GNAT family N-acetyltransferase — MNIRPVKDDDLDAVAALHRAAFSASPMGHHGEAELVRALHADGDVVASLLAERDGEFLGHVMFSRMCVDADGKPLRAAGLAPLAVRQDQQRNGIGAALIRAGLTQLRDAGIQISFVLGHAGYYPRFGYRPDFALPYISPFSGPHFMAVHLDSGLALPQRGRADYAPAFARMG, encoded by the coding sequence ATGAATATCCGTCCCGTTAAAGACGACGATCTAGATGCCGTTGCCGCGTTGCACCGGGCCGCTTTTTCGGCTTCCCCCATGGGGCATCATGGTGAAGCCGAACTGGTTCGGGCACTTCATGCCGACGGTGATGTCGTTGCCAGCCTGCTTGCCGAACGAGACGGAGAGTTTCTGGGGCATGTAATGTTTAGCCGCATGTGTGTGGATGCCGACGGAAAGCCGCTGCGCGCCGCAGGACTGGCGCCTTTGGCCGTTCGGCAGGATCAGCAGCGAAATGGCATCGGTGCGGCGTTGATCCGCGCGGGGCTCACGCAATTGCGCGATGCTGGGATACAGATCAGTTTTGTACTTGGCCATGCAGGCTATTATCCCCGTTTTGGCTATCGTCCGGATTTTGCCTTACCCTATATTTCCCCTTTTTCCGGCCCGCATTTCATGGCCGTACATCTGGACAGCGGCCTTGCGCTGCCGCAAAGGGGAAGGGCAGATTATGCACCCGCATTTGCGCGAATGGGATGA